The following proteins are encoded in a genomic region of Gimesia algae:
- the pepT gene encoding peptidase T → MDSLLDRFLRYVRIDTQSDETSPTFPSTKKQLVLSRMLFEECEQMGLEYVTISEYGIVMATIPSTIQADVPAIGWVAHVDTSPEFSGTDVKPIVHENYNGEDLVLPGDRSRVLRVSEEPRLKEMQGKTVITTDGTTLLGADDKSGVAVMMAAAARLMGDPSIAHGPIRLCFTCDEEIGRGIEKLDLDLFGVCCAYTLDSDGSGRIDSETFSADQAVIVVKGINTHPSVGKGVMVNANRILCELIAQLPTETLSPETTEGREGFIHPYHIEGSVSEASARLILRDFETEKLAEYAKLLESLAELLRQKYPKAEITINIHKQYRNMRDGLSKEPRALEKAIEATRAAGLEPNLNVIRGGTDGSLLTEKGLPTPNLSSGQHNPHSPLEWTTVEEMQQAVDVLLQLAILWGEERCASN, encoded by the coding sequence ATGGATTCATTACTTGATCGTTTTTTACGTTATGTCCGAATCGATACCCAATCGGATGAGACCAGTCCCACCTTTCCGAGTACAAAAAAACAACTGGTTCTGAGTCGGATGCTGTTTGAAGAGTGTGAGCAGATGGGACTGGAATATGTCACCATCAGCGAGTATGGAATTGTGATGGCCACGATTCCCTCCACGATTCAAGCGGATGTTCCCGCGATCGGATGGGTGGCACACGTGGATACTTCCCCCGAGTTCTCAGGCACGGACGTCAAACCGATTGTGCATGAAAATTATAATGGTGAAGATCTGGTGCTGCCTGGAGATCGTTCGCGCGTATTGAGAGTGAGTGAAGAACCTCGTCTTAAGGAGATGCAGGGGAAAACGGTGATTACCACCGATGGTACGACTCTCCTGGGAGCGGATGACAAATCGGGGGTGGCAGTGATGATGGCCGCAGCAGCGAGACTGATGGGGGATCCTTCAATCGCACACGGCCCGATTCGGCTGTGTTTTACATGCGATGAAGAAATCGGTCGCGGGATAGAAAAGTTGGATCTGGATTTATTTGGCGTCTGCTGTGCATACACTCTGGACAGTGATGGTAGTGGCCGCATTGATTCCGAAACGTTTTCCGCAGATCAGGCTGTGATTGTTGTCAAAGGTATCAATACTCATCCTTCTGTCGGAAAAGGTGTGATGGTGAATGCCAATCGCATTTTATGCGAATTAATTGCTCAGTTGCCTACAGAAACGTTAAGTCCGGAAACCACTGAGGGGCGAGAAGGCTTTATTCATCCCTACCATATAGAGGGCAGTGTTTCTGAGGCGTCTGCCCGCTTGATCTTACGCGATTTTGAAACAGAAAAACTTGCGGAATATGCCAAACTGCTGGAATCACTGGCCGAACTACTGCGCCAGAAATATCCCAAAGCAGAGATTACGATCAACATTCATAAACAGTATCGTAATATGCGTGATGGTTTGTCTAAAGAGCCTCGTGCATTGGAAAAAGCAATCGAAGCGACTCGCGCCGCTGGCCTTGAACCCAATTTGAATGTGATTCGTGGGGGAACGGATGGCAGTCTGTTGACTGAAAAAGGATTACCCACCCCCAATCTTTCCAGTGGACAGCATAATCCGCATTCGCCCCTGGAATGGACCACAGTGGAAGAAATGCAGCAGGCAGTGGATGTCCTCCTGCAACTGGCGATTCTCTGGGGTGAAGAACGTTGCGCTTCTAACTGA
- a CDS encoding sialidase family protein produces MLHRQQLLLFLVIMVLTLPCSAEENSLKSPAPLDPVIRRIVFERGESGYHSFRIPALLTTSQGTLLAFAEGRKNNLKDSGDIDLVLKRSQDRGKTWSDLSVIWNDGENTCGNPCPVVDQSTGRIWLPLTWNHGKDHANQIKDQSGRDTRRVYMSYSDDDGVTWKQPYEISKSTKKPEWTWYATGPGNGIQLTRGKLKGRLVIPCDHNASLQGKVVRRSHAIFSDDHGKTWELSEPIGEKTNECAVVELSDGRLLMNMRSYHGENRRAISYSSDSGKTWSDVTLDQSLIDPVCQASLIRVRFPSAGKPGQILFSNPASKKREKMVVRLSEDEGRTWIAARLVASGSAAYSSLAEMGDGETGLLYERSGYRTIEFVSFKLASLQPGS; encoded by the coding sequence ATGTTACATCGGCAGCAGCTTCTACTGTTCCTGGTCATCATGGTTTTAACTCTTCCCTGTTCTGCTGAGGAGAACTCTCTGAAATCGCCTGCTCCACTTGATCCAGTGATTCGCAGGATCGTTTTTGAGCGAGGTGAATCTGGCTATCACTCATTCCGAATCCCAGCGTTACTGACCACTTCTCAGGGGACACTGCTCGCCTTTGCAGAAGGCCGTAAGAATAATTTAAAAGACAGTGGCGACATTGATCTGGTTCTCAAAAGGAGTCAGGATCGAGGAAAAACCTGGTCTGATTTATCAGTGATCTGGAATGATGGCGAAAATACCTGCGGTAACCCCTGCCCTGTAGTAGATCAGTCGACGGGCCGTATCTGGCTGCCTTTGACATGGAATCACGGTAAAGACCACGCAAATCAGATCAAAGATCAATCAGGTCGCGATACGCGTCGCGTTTATATGAGTTATTCCGATGATGACGGGGTGACCTGGAAGCAACCTTATGAAATCAGCAAATCGACCAAGAAGCCGGAATGGACGTGGTATGCGACAGGCCCCGGTAATGGGATTCAGTTGACTCGGGGAAAATTGAAAGGACGTCTGGTCATTCCCTGTGATCATAATGCGTCACTGCAGGGAAAGGTTGTACGTCGATCGCATGCAATTTTCTCGGACGATCACGGGAAGACATGGGAGTTGAGCGAGCCGATCGGAGAAAAAACAAATGAGTGTGCTGTCGTCGAACTGTCTGATGGTCGGTTATTAATGAATATGCGGAGCTATCACGGTGAAAATCGTCGCGCGATTTCGTATTCCAGTGATAGCGGCAAAACCTGGTCTGATGTGACGCTGGATCAGTCATTGATCGACCCCGTCTGTCAGGCCAGTTTGATTCGAGTCCGGTTTCCTTCTGCGGGTAAACCAGGACAGATTCTTTTCAGTAATCCCGCCAGTAAAAAACGGGAGAAGATGGTGGTGCGGCTCAGTGAAGATGAAGGAAGGACCTGGATTGCTGCGCGGCTGGTGGCATCAGGTTCTGCTGCGTATTCCAGTCTCGCTGAAATGGGAGATGGAGAAACTGGTCTACTTTATGAACGGAGCGGATATCGGACCATTGAATTCGTCTCTTTTAAACTCGCTTCACTTCAGCCCGGTTCCTAG
- a CDS encoding HdeD family acid-resistance protein, whose translation MTQPALPAIKDFKLTGIILCVIGVISLLIPLITGITVVYIIGAFLLLGGILYVLQAMQMGDVAGKIFHVILGALIMLGGLTLLFHPFYGLELLTLMMAMFFVFEGVWKIIMSLGIRPAAGWSRILFSGMISLLLGGLIWSQWPVSGMWAVGTLVGVDFLLTGFFLISLANQSTGGGSGTSETIDV comes from the coding sequence ATGACTCAACCCGCCCTGCCTGCGATCAAAGACTTTAAACTGACAGGAATTATTCTTTGTGTCATTGGTGTTATTTCTCTGCTGATACCGCTGATTACCGGTATCACTGTTGTTTATATAATTGGGGCATTTTTACTGCTGGGGGGGATTCTGTATGTTTTGCAGGCGATGCAGATGGGAGATGTCGCAGGGAAAATATTTCATGTGATCCTGGGAGCTTTAATCATGCTCGGCGGGCTCACTCTGTTATTCCATCCGTTTTATGGATTGGAATTACTGACTTTAATGATGGCGATGTTTTTTGTCTTCGAGGGAGTCTGGAAAATTATCATGTCGCTGGGAATCCGCCCTGCTGCTGGCTGGAGCCGAATTCTCTTCAGTGGAATGATCTCATTACTCTTGGGAGGTCTGATCTGGAGCCAGTGGCCTGTTTCTGGAATGTGGGCAGTGGGAACACTGGTGGGAGTCGATTTTCTACTGACCGGATTTTTCCTGATCAGCCTGGCAAATCAGTCGACAGGCGGAGGTTCCGGGACTTCAGAAACAATCGATGTGTAA
- a CDS encoding DUF1559 domain-containing protein — protein sequence MNLSGFSIKKKGFTLIELLVVIAIIAILIALLLPAVQQAREAARRSSCKNNLKQIGLALHNYHDTHRVFPPGRVETSLLGFGTMILPFLDQANLYNQISASGAFDTTATSTNIRWYGVPAMATTGNPPLAKTSITVFQCPSDPMGGINTEISNYGKSNYVGTRSAANAADTADIPASFYENSKRRIRDYTDGLSNTIHIGEKTTKGTPNGALWVGSASTEIAHIVARVDRYTSDTEYIINGNYAWTISSTHTGGAHVLLGDGTVRYLSENMSIRTWAALGTISEGEIIGEF from the coding sequence ATGAATTTGTCTGGATTTTCAATAAAGAAAAAAGGCTTTACATTAATTGAGTTGCTGGTTGTGATTGCGATTATCGCGATCTTGATCGCCTTACTCCTGCCTGCGGTGCAGCAGGCTCGTGAAGCAGCCCGCCGTAGTTCCTGCAAAAACAATCTGAAGCAGATTGGACTGGCTTTGCATAATTACCATGACACCCATCGCGTGTTTCCACCCGGTCGAGTTGAAACAAGTCTGCTGGGTTTTGGGACAATGATTCTGCCTTTCCTCGATCAGGCAAATCTGTATAACCAGATCAGTGCGTCAGGTGCTTTTGACACGACGGCGACATCAACAAACATTCGCTGGTATGGTGTGCCAGCTATGGCTACCACTGGTAATCCTCCCCTGGCCAAGACTTCTATCACAGTATTTCAGTGCCCTTCCGATCCTATGGGGGGGATTAATACTGAGATTAGTAATTATGGTAAGTCGAACTATGTGGGAACGCGTAGCGCAGCCAATGCAGCTGATACCGCCGATATCCCCGCTTCATTCTACGAAAACTCAAAACGTCGAATTCGAGATTATACCGATGGCCTGTCCAATACGATTCATATCGGTGAAAAGACAACCAAGGGGACTCCGAATGGAGCGCTTTGGGTTGGTTCAGCCAGTACTGAAATCGCTCATATTGTTGCCAGGGTAGACCGATATACCAGCGACACGGAATATATTATCAATGGCAATTACGCCTGGACCATCAGCAGTACGCATACGGGGGGCGCCCATGTACTACTGGGGGATGGCACGGTCAGATATCTGAGTGAGAATATGAGTATTCGCACGTGGGCGGCTCTGGGGACGATCTCGGAAGGTGAAATTATTGGCGAATTCTAA
- a CDS encoding prolyl oligopeptidase family serine peptidase, translating to MIFLATAPCSKAGEKSKSPDSENAQQLWKQIAPFFEPAAEFKGDLGNYESPLKFYDGRPVRTPEDWQARRQEILKTWHQKMGAWPPVNERPQVEYLKQKERGDITQYTVRFDIAPGHPNTGYLLIPKGAKPDHSTPAVLVVYYEPETGVGLKGENRDFALQLAKRGFVTFSVGHDYSLYYPNREHAEIQPLSALAYGAANAFHVLANRNEVDPDRIGIVGHSYGGKWAMFASCLYDKFACAAWSDGGIVFDETRPSVNYWEPWYLGYAGPDFRKRGLPTKENPRTGLYKDLIKEGHDLHELHALMAPRPFLVSGGAEDRPKQWRALNHTIAVNRFLGYENRVAMTNRKDHAPNPQSNEQMYQFFEYWLKHNPIKSN from the coding sequence ATGATTTTCTTGGCTACCGCCCCCTGCTCTAAAGCGGGTGAGAAATCAAAGAGTCCCGATTCTGAAAATGCACAGCAACTCTGGAAGCAGATTGCCCCCTTCTTCGAACCTGCTGCAGAATTCAAAGGTGATCTGGGTAATTATGAATCTCCGTTAAAATTTTATGATGGTCGCCCCGTGAGGACTCCGGAAGACTGGCAGGCGCGCCGTCAGGAAATTCTGAAGACCTGGCATCAGAAGATGGGAGCATGGCCTCCAGTGAATGAGCGTCCCCAGGTGGAATATCTGAAACAGAAAGAACGGGGGGACATCACTCAATACACCGTACGTTTTGATATTGCACCCGGTCATCCTAATACGGGCTATCTCTTAATTCCTAAGGGGGCAAAACCCGATCACAGTACGCCCGCAGTACTCGTAGTTTATTATGAACCGGAGACCGGCGTCGGTTTGAAGGGAGAGAATCGGGATTTTGCACTGCAGTTAGCAAAGCGAGGTTTCGTGACTTTTTCTGTTGGTCACGATTACTCACTGTATTATCCCAATCGGGAACATGCTGAAATTCAACCGCTGTCTGCCCTGGCTTATGGAGCCGCGAATGCATTTCATGTTCTCGCAAATCGAAACGAAGTGGACCCTGACCGGATTGGGATTGTCGGGCATTCCTATGGTGGTAAATGGGCGATGTTTGCTTCCTGTCTGTATGACAAATTTGCATGTGCTGCCTGGTCAGACGGAGGCATTGTGTTTGATGAAACTCGCCCCAGTGTCAATTACTGGGAGCCCTGGTATTTGGGATATGCGGGCCCCGATTTTCGCAAACGCGGCTTGCCGACAAAGGAGAATCCCCGCACCGGTTTGTACAAAGATCTCATCAAAGAGGGGCACGATCTGCATGAGCTGCATGCTTTGATGGCGCCCCGTCCGTTCCTGGTTTCCGGAGGGGCTGAAGATCGGCCGAAGCAATGGCGGGCTTTGAATCACACAATCGCCGTGAATCGCTTTCTCGGCTATGAAAACCGTGTGGCCATGACCAACCGCAAAGATCATGCCCCGAATCCTCAGTCGAATGAGCAAATGTATCAGTTCTTTGAATACTGGCTCAAGCACAATCCCATAAAATCCAACTAA